GCTTCTCCTGTGCTTCTTGAAGATGAGCAGCCTCTAAAAAACTCCGTCTTTTTTTTTCCCTAGAGTCAAGATAGGTATAAGCATATCTTGGCATCATCCCCTCCTACTTTAATCGTAGTGTCTTGTTACCCTCAAAACCTCGGATAATGAGGTTTGCCCAGAAAGGGCTAAAGCAACACCATGCTCTAACAAAGGACAAAAACCACTGGTATAGGCATGGTCTCGCAACGCCTGATATGTTTGCCTCTGAGCAATCTCTGAGCGCAGATGCGCATCTGGACGGAAAAACTCGTAGATTCCCTGTCGGCCTTTGTATCCAGAATGAAAACACGCCGAGCATCCCTGTCCATGGTATACTTGGCGATGAGGGTCTTCCTTAAGGGAAAGAAGAAACGCCTTTTCATGCTCATCTGGGGAGCAGGTTTTTTTACAATGGGGACAAAGTTTTCTTACCAACCTTTGTGCCACCACTCCAACAAGGGTTGCGGAAAGCAAATAAGGCTCCACTCCCATATCTATCAAACGAAATACAGCCGAGATGGCATCATTTGTATGCAAGGTACTCACTACGAAATGTCCCGTTAGAGCTGCCTGTATGGCGATCTCTGCTGTTTCCTGATCTCGGATTTCTCCCACCATTAAAATATCCGGATCTTGACGCAACAAATGCCGTAACCCACGCGAAAACGACAGACCGATTTTATGCTTTACAGCGATCTGTGCGATCCCTGCGAGTTTATATTCTGGAGGATCCTCGATTGTCATAATGTTTGTAAACGGTCCTGAGAGCTCCTGCAACACTCCATATAACGTCGTAGTTTTCCCACTTCCCGTAGGGCCCGTAACTAGCAAAATCCCTTCTGGAGCTTTAATATTTTCTTTAAATTCCCTCTCCATTGCTTCAGGCATGCAGAGCCCTGCAATATCTAAAATCACATTTCGCTTATCTAAGATCCGCAAAACGACCCTTTCCCCATGAATCACAGGCACTGTGCTGACACGCATATCCACTTCCTGTCCACCAAGCTGCAGCTTTATCCTACCATCTTGGGGAAGGCGATGCTCCGCAATATCCAACTTAGCTAAAACTTTAAGCCGCGTGATGAGTGCAGAGCGTAGATGTGACGGAGGAGAATGGCGGTCATGAAGAACTCCATCTATACGATATCTGATACGCAATACCTCTTCGGAAGGCTCAAAATGAATATCTGAAGCTCGCTCTTCGATCGCTTCTTTTAAGATCAAATTTAACAGCCGGACAACAGGAGCCGAACTCGTATTTTCAAGGAGATCTTCCTGAGCTTCCATTGTGGGGGAGGTTTCCTGCTCCATCGTTAGCAGCATATCAGAAGCTTTTCCGCCTCTTGTGCTATAAAGCTTTTGCAGACTCTGTAGGATTTCAGCTTCTTCTTTTATAAGAAAGCGTACGTTCTTTTTCGATAACAACCGAATTTCATCTAAAGCTACAAGGGAGGTCGTCGGTGCATGAGCAATTACAAGAACATCGCCCTCTTCTTCAAGAGGAAGACAGCAGTGTTTCTTTAGAAACGTATAGGGGAAAAGGTCTAAAAGCTTATAATTCAGGAGATCATCGGCCATCGTACTCTAAGTCCTCCACTAGAGGTGAAGGGAAGCCCATCATGGAGCGCATCTTTAGTTTCTGCTGTGCAGAACGTGCTACAGCCTCACTCGCAACTAAAGCTTGATAGAACTCTTCATCTTCCCCTGGACGAGAGGCGAGCAAAGCCTCCTCATAGCGCTCTTGCTTTTCCATAGGGTTGTCTAAGATCTTCGGCGTGATGAAAACAAACATTTCCGTAAGGCTATCCGAGACAGCATTCATGCTAAACAACTTCCCAAGCCCTGGGATCTCTCCAAGAAAAGGAATCCCCTCCTGAGAGTCAGACATGTGTTTACAGCGCAAACCTCCAATAATTACAGATTCTCCATCTGCGATCCGCACCTTGTTAGTAATATTACGACGCGTCACCTCGGGACGGTCATCCATGTTCTTCCCAGTTGTATCGAAGGTGATGTCCGTTTCCAGGGTAATATAGC
This genomic stretch from Chlamydia pecorum E58 harbors:
- a CDS encoding GspE/PulE family protein, with amino-acid sequence MADDLLNYKLLDLFPYTFLKKHCCLPLEEEGDVLVIAHAPTTSLVALDEIRLLSKKNVRFLIKEEAEILQSLQKLYSTRGGKASDMLLTMEQETSPTMEAQEDLLENTSSAPVVRLLNLILKEAIEERASDIHFEPSEEVLRIRYRIDGVLHDRHSPPSHLRSALITRLKVLAKLDIAEHRLPQDGRIKLQLGGQEVDMRVSTVPVIHGERVVLRILDKRNVILDIAGLCMPEAMEREFKENIKAPEGILLVTGPTGSGKTTTLYGVLQELSGPFTNIMTIEDPPEYKLAGIAQIAVKHKIGLSFSRGLRHLLRQDPDILMVGEIRDQETAEIAIQAALTGHFVVSTLHTNDAISAVFRLIDMGVEPYLLSATLVGVVAQRLVRKLCPHCKKTCSPDEHEKAFLLSLKEDPHRQVYHGQGCSACFHSGYKGRQGIYEFFRPDAHLRSEIAQRQTYQALRDHAYTSGFCPLLEHGVALALSGQTSLSEVLRVTRHYD